From the genome of Bacillus thermozeamaize:
CGCGACAACACGGTGTTCCGCATCGCGGGCAATCATCACTTCACGCGCCCGTCCCTGCTCGATCGCTTTGGTCGTCTGCTTCACGCCGACAACGAACTGACCCGCCTGTTTGATCTTTTCAAAAGACATGATCAGCCTCCAAAGCATGGCATCATCGCATACTTTGATAGTGTAGCATCAGGGGAAGGGGAGTGTCAACTACCCGCGATCACTCAGGTAAAATCTTACCGAAAGGATTGTGGATCGCTCACGTCAAAATCTTACTGAGGGGATGTGACGTGAGAATGTCTCTACAAAGCCGTCGCGAGTACTTACGCAAAATGCAGGAAC
Proteins encoded in this window:
- a CDS encoding ribosomal protein L7Ae-like protein, whose amino-acid sequence is MSFEKIKQAGQFVVGVKQTTKAIEQGRAREVMIARDAEHRVVAKVIQLSQEAGIPITYVDSMRKLGEACGIDVGASTVAIIE